A single genomic interval of uncultured Desulfobulbus sp. harbors:
- a CDS encoding sulfite exporter TauE/SafE family protein translates to MGLEIAVMYLAVGLIAGVLAGLLGVGGGVVIVPMLVFCFTKQDIAPEQMMHLALGTSLASIIFTSISSFMSHHRRGAVEWSIVRGIVPGILVGTFGGTFIASRLSTGFLKGFFCVFLYTVATQMLMNKKPKAARNLPASPGMFGVGSVIGVVSALVGIGGGSLSVPFMLWCNVSAHRAIGTSAAIGFPIAVAGAVGYIVNNFHGTGLPPYSLGFVYLPALAGIVLASVFTAPLGAKLAHALPVDKLKRIFALFLYLVATKMVWSLIH, encoded by the coding sequence ATGGGTCTTGAAATTGCTGTGATGTATCTGGCCGTTGGTTTGATTGCCGGGGTGCTGGCCGGCCTGCTGGGGGTGGGAGGCGGGGTGGTGATTGTTCCCATGCTGGTGTTTTGTTTCACCAAGCAAGACATTGCTCCCGAGCAGATGATGCATTTGGCCCTGGGGACATCCTTGGCCAGCATCATCTTTACCTCTATCTCCAGCTTCATGTCCCACCATCGACGGGGGGCTGTCGAGTGGTCCATCGTTAGGGGCATCGTTCCAGGAATCCTCGTTGGGACCTTTGGCGGGACTTTTATCGCCTCGCGGCTGTCCACCGGTTTTCTCAAAGGTTTTTTCTGTGTGTTTCTCTATACCGTGGCCACCCAGATGCTGATGAACAAAAAGCCCAAGGCGGCTCGTAATCTTCCGGCCTCTCCCGGAATGTTCGGTGTTGGTTCGGTGATCGGCGTGGTCAGCGCCCTGGTCGGCATTGGCGGCGGCTCGCTTTCGGTCCCGTTCATGCTCTGGTGCAATGTGAGCGCCCATCGGGCTATCGGCACCTCTGCGGCCATTGGTTTTCCCATCGCCGTAGCTGGAGCCGTCGGCTACATCGTCAACAATTTTCACGGAACGGGTTTGCCGCCCTACAGCCTCGGTTTTGTCTATCTACCAGCTCTGGCCGGCATTGTGCTCGCCTCGGTATTCACCGCTCCCCTGGGAGCCAAGCTGGCGCATGCCCTGCCCGTGGATAAACTCAAACGAATTTTTGCTCTATTTCTCTACCTGGTCGCGACAAAAATGGTCTGGAGCCTGATCCATTGA
- a CDS encoding FadR/GntR family transcriptional regulator has product MDAGNNEEKRTVYTAIIQRIHSMMLAGEITPGEKLPPERKLAERFGVSRSSLRQAFQALAERGVIESRQGDGTYLLTTMESGPSVDTILEAIREQGDVLHEIIEFRHMIEPQIAALAAKRIDSATLDRLKIIACDQQRALMSGREATELDAEFHRILAESTANRVLGRVMTTIQSIINESRSEWLQSQDRRSTSIEGHLRIIDALEAGDADMALAAMQNHIKAIEQVIFCDQQEEHPQGAEDENGHILK; this is encoded by the coding sequence ATGGATGCCGGAAATAATGAGGAAAAGAGAACGGTGTATACTGCCATCATCCAGCGTATTCATTCGATGATGCTTGCCGGAGAAATAACTCCGGGCGAAAAATTGCCCCCTGAACGGAAGCTTGCCGAACGATTCGGTGTGTCACGGAGTTCCCTGCGGCAGGCATTTCAGGCCCTGGCCGAGCGGGGAGTCATTGAAAGCAGGCAGGGCGACGGCACCTACCTGCTCACCACCATGGAAAGCGGGCCTTCCGTGGATACCATTCTTGAGGCGATTCGCGAGCAAGGCGACGTGCTCCATGAAATCATTGAATTTCGTCACATGATCGAGCCGCAGATAGCCGCACTTGCGGCAAAGCGCATTGATTCTGCCACCCTTGATCGGCTCAAAATTATTGCCTGCGATCAGCAGCGGGCGCTGATGAGCGGACGGGAAGCCACTGAACTCGATGCTGAGTTTCATCGCATCCTGGCGGAGTCCACCGCCAATAGGGTCCTTGGGCGGGTGATGACCACTATTCAGTCGATCATCAACGAGAGCCGTTCGGAATGGCTACAGAGCCAGGACCGACGTTCAACCTCCATTGAAGGGCATCTGCGCATCATCGATGCCCTGGAAGCCGGAGATGCGGATATGGCCTTGGCCGCCATGCAGAACCATATCAAGGCCATTGAGCAGGTCATCTTTTGCGACCAACAGGAAGAACATCCACAGGGGGCAGAGGATGAGAATGGCCATATTTTGAAATAA
- a CDS encoding sulfite exporter TauE/SafE family protein, which yields MGLEIVAMYLAVGAVAGVIAGLLGVGGGLVIVPILAICFPLQGIDHAQVMHLALGTSLASIIFTSISSLLAHNRRGAVDWSIFRRIVPGVLLGTFLGAMVASHLSTGFLKGFFCAFLYSAATQMFFGKKPKASRELPAGSGMFGVGSVIGVVSALVGIGGGSLSVPFFVWCNVNAHRAVGTSAAIGLPIALAGALGYMINNPHAAGLPSYSVGFVYLPALAGIVCASVCTAPLGAKLAHALPVDKLKRIFALFLYVIATKMVWSLFS from the coding sequence ATGGGTCTTGAAATTGTGGCGATGTATCTCGCCGTCGGTGCGGTGGCAGGCGTCATCGCCGGTCTCCTCGGAGTGGGCGGGGGCCTGGTCATCGTGCCCATTCTCGCCATCTGTTTTCCCCTGCAGGGGATCGATCATGCGCAGGTGATGCATCTGGCCCTCGGCACATCGCTGGCCAGCATCATCTTCACCTCCATATCGAGCCTGTTGGCGCATAACCGACGAGGCGCCGTTGACTGGTCTATTTTCCGCCGCATCGTTCCCGGCGTCCTTCTGGGGACATTTCTCGGCGCTATGGTGGCATCGCATCTCTCAACCGGGTTTCTCAAAGGCTTTTTTTGCGCGTTTCTCTACTCCGCAGCGACCCAGATGTTTTTTGGCAAAAAGCCAAAAGCCTCACGCGAGCTGCCCGCTGGTTCCGGAATGTTTGGTGTGGGATCGGTTATCGGTGTAGTGTCTGCCTTGGTCGGTATTGGCGGCGGCTCACTTTCAGTGCCGTTTTTTGTCTGGTGCAATGTCAACGCGCACCGGGCAGTCGGGACTTCGGCCGCCATTGGTCTGCCAATTGCGCTTGCCGGCGCGTTGGGCTACATGATCAACAATCCGCACGCGGCTGGGTTGCCGTCCTACAGCGTCGGCTTTGTCTATCTGCCGGCTTTGGCTGGTATTGTTTGCGCCTCAGTGTGCACCGCTCCCTTGGGAGCGAAACTGGCGCATGCCCTGCCTGTGGATAAACTCAAACGCATCTTTGCCCTTTTTCTCTATGTGATCGCCACCAAGATGGTTTGGAGCCTCTTCTCATGA
- a CDS encoding DUF2284 domain-containing protein produces the protein MNTQLFRDQDIIEGLQMQARSLGASATGLLPTADLVVEARFANMCAGPTPCPSYGQAPGCPPHAPASDTFKRLLQDFHTVLVFKIDAPVTELMGEGRLPLARTIHRIAATLERSAVSRGIDKAKAMAAGSCKELFCGDEEVCVVLAKKAPCLHPELARPSISAVGVDFAAMAHQLGWPFGKLSNHDKTTPEPAMGLMAGLVLLGCEI, from the coding sequence ATGAACACGCAACTCTTCCGGGACCAAGATATCATCGAGGGACTGCAGATGCAGGCCCGATCCCTTGGCGCCTCCGCAACCGGCCTTCTCCCCACAGCAGATCTCGTGGTTGAAGCCCGTTTTGCAAACATGTGCGCCGGTCCCACTCCCTGCCCCAGTTACGGTCAAGCGCCCGGTTGCCCACCCCATGCACCGGCATCCGACACCTTCAAACGGTTGTTGCAGGATTTCCACACCGTGCTTGTGTTCAAAATCGATGCACCGGTAACGGAGCTGATGGGAGAAGGACGTTTACCTCTTGCCCGCACAATTCATCGCATTGCTGCTACCTTGGAGCGTTCTGCCGTAAGCAGAGGCATCGATAAGGCCAAGGCTATGGCGGCTGGTTCCTGCAAGGAACTGTTCTGCGGTGATGAAGAGGTCTGCGTGGTCTTGGCAAAAAAAGCCCCCTGCCTGCATCCGGAGTTGGCCCGTCCCTCCATTTCGGCAGTGGGGGTGGATTTTGCCGCGATGGCTCATCAGCTCGGTTGGCCTTTTGGCAAACTTTCCAACCACGACAAAACGACCCCGGAGCCTGCAATGGGTCTCATGGCCGGTCTTGTCCTTCTGGGCTGCGAGATATAA
- a CDS encoding hotdog domain-containing protein: MTQPCDTVFYKTLALGTDQPLRRRYMVVDAPLPGNMRFGLLLEILDKVAEEAALNYVNQFHPQARVVTAAIDNIVIRQAVDVSRDLTFAATINHIGRSSLEIGIRVEQPGESSTDHIASCYFTMVARSGYGEEVTSVALPPMDYVEPLERRRAGKALARREEYRHHQAALREPPGRSEWEMLTTLHQAQDAADFNGLLCGPLVTDAWERTYPDQENVPFTIFGGYLIRRAFELSSICSELVAPNRSIIAGVNRINFFHPVRMGDKLHFTSRVVYTSESFICVEAGIERISRDRTAKALSNSCLFTFANVDGELHHHPVPTVYPTTYAEDARYLAAHRSLQSLLRHTHRI, from the coding sequence ATGACTCAACCATGCGATACCGTTTTTTATAAAACCCTTGCCCTGGGCACCGATCAACCTCTTCGCCGCCGGTACATGGTGGTGGACGCCCCTCTCCCCGGCAACATGCGCTTTGGCCTGCTTTTGGAAATTCTAGACAAGGTGGCCGAGGAAGCCGCCCTGAACTATGTCAATCAGTTTCACCCCCAGGCCCGGGTGGTGACGGCAGCAATCGACAATATAGTTATTCGCCAAGCCGTTGACGTGAGCCGCGACCTCACCTTTGCCGCTACAATCAATCATATCGGCCGCAGTTCGCTTGAAATAGGCATCCGCGTCGAGCAACCCGGCGAAAGCAGCACCGATCATATCGCCTCCTGTTATTTCACCATGGTTGCCAGGTCCGGCTATGGCGAGGAGGTGACCAGTGTCGCCCTACCGCCGATGGATTACGTGGAGCCCCTGGAACGCCGCCGGGCAGGCAAGGCCCTGGCCAGACGGGAAGAGTACCGCCATCATCAGGCTGCCCTGCGCGAACCTCCCGGCCGCTCCGAATGGGAAATGCTCACCACCCTGCACCAGGCCCAGGACGCAGCAGATTTCAACGGTCTACTCTGTGGCCCGCTTGTCACCGATGCCTGGGAGCGGACCTATCCCGACCAGGAAAACGTACCCTTCACCATCTTCGGCGGCTATCTCATCCGACGCGCCTTTGAACTGAGCTCGATCTGCTCGGAGCTGGTGGCCCCGAACCGTTCGATCATAGCCGGGGTCAATCGAATCAACTTCTTCCATCCGGTTCGCATGGGCGACAAGCTGCACTTCACCTCGAGGGTGGTCTATACCAGCGAAAGCTTTATCTGCGTGGAGGCGGGTATCGAACGGATCAGCCGGGATCGGACGGCCAAGGCCCTGTCCAACTCCTGCCTGTTCACCTTTGCCAACGTCGACGGTGAGCTGCATCACCACCCGGTGCCCACGGTCTACCCGACAACCTATGCCGAGGATGCCCGCTATCTGGCGGCGCACCGCAGCCTGCAGAGCCTGCTGCGTCATACCCATCGAATTTGA
- a CDS encoding PAS domain S-box protein, translated as MQQASMSAKSSQLVEILRPAIERLAKTSGVGTAVLSCNGSVIVSSNWPSACTVSGCSRSADDCYAQPFQEKTASEPVLQSHLCKAGYRFDSAPIVAGHTRIGTLLIGPYILSDAPTSTPVHLHDECTAKDDICTTDTRQQPLMLAHLETTAELIGLKVDLRGQKDAHRQMQESQDHLQGFFQAAPLGMIVSHNLTLLKVNKKFCEMTGYSEDELLQQSSRRFYDDNQEYERVYRELTRSMWDRGQVGKVETRCVCKNGSVRDVALFAAPIDPNNRQGGAVVVVQDVTENNLNEEALRLSRDKLQSLFRAVPIGLAIIRERHFYSVNEQFCAITGYKADELILMHVRQLYATQEEYNSVGQALYSTLWQTGKTEIETCFVRKDGSIREIYISMTPIDINNREAGVAAACQDITERKKNEHILQQHRSMLQSLFNAVPVGLAIIKNRTFAAVNKPLAQILGYPAETLVNTPTRKFYPNNDEFYRIREELYEELWRHGKHRYVETRLLRSDGSLRDVSLFAAPIDPHEPQAGAAVAVQDLTESKKNRKQLLENEERFRTIADFTGHLLYDYEIDSGRIVWSGRTEEMTGYPLAELNRQGITGWKEHVHPDDLPRVLDSLQAALEHKALYQSEYRLRRANGTYIYVEDEGVFLYGDTPTPLHMLGILRDISTRMEAEQRLKESENRYRTLFAAAGNAILLIQDDSIIDCNQRALELFHGSREQIIGKTPLDLSPEMQSDGRSSFKKKEEIALEVISGNLRKFEWLHRTCDGEEFEAEVYLKPIEFSGMQCLHASLRDITDRKRAETALRESEFRFRSFYNTNPEGIILLDFQGMVLDTNKTFLHESGYTSSQCVGHHFKEFVINEQDQGKIIETILSLKAGVISSAPLEVCYRRADGVIVPVAAKGWLVVDKESRPMYIGVFIKNLAREKALSKEKAELEKQIIQSQKSEAIGTLAGGIAHDFNNILGGLIGYTELALLKMPQTENNPPRQYLQRALEIGLRAKELVQQILRFSRHSTAKTEPTNLTPIIKESVRLLRSTIPTTIEIQQNINVEEDRILGDATQIHQVLMNLATNGYHAMREKGGILTISLEQVRLVMAKYFLTMELQPGDYLKLCVRDTGSGIPSAVLERIFEPYFTTKEVNEGTGLGLAVTLGIVKAHQGLIEVETERDRGTVFSVFLPLAQGEYDQRQDVDKRLALGHGERILIVDDEEYFREVISEGLSLLGYEVATYANSLETLEVFKNNPKGFDLLITDQNMPSLTGTQLAQRILNINSHIPIILCTGFSETITEENASNFGMSKLLMKPVNLEELATAVNDVLKAAQAEKP; from the coding sequence ATGCAACAGGCAAGCATGTCGGCAAAATCGTCACAACTCGTTGAAATCCTCCGGCCGGCAATCGAACGTCTTGCCAAGACCTCGGGGGTGGGGACGGCTGTTCTCAGTTGCAACGGGAGTGTGATTGTCTCCTCCAACTGGCCCTCTGCATGTACCGTCTCAGGCTGCAGCCGATCCGCCGATGACTGTTACGCCCAGCCTTTTCAAGAAAAAACAGCCTCCGAGCCTGTCTTGCAGTCCCATCTCTGCAAGGCCGGGTACCGGTTCGATTCCGCACCAATCGTTGCAGGCCATACGCGTATAGGCACCCTGCTGATCGGCCCCTATATCCTTTCCGATGCACCGACCAGCACTCCGGTTCACCTGCACGACGAGTGTACGGCGAAAGACGATATCTGCACCACCGACACCCGCCAGCAGCCCCTTATGCTGGCTCATCTCGAAACGACAGCGGAACTTATCGGACTCAAGGTGGATCTGAGAGGGCAAAAGGACGCCCATCGACAGATGCAGGAGAGCCAGGATCACCTCCAGGGCTTTTTCCAGGCAGCCCCGCTGGGCATGATCGTGTCGCACAACCTAACCCTGCTCAAGGTGAACAAAAAATTCTGTGAAATGACCGGATATAGCGAGGATGAGCTTCTGCAGCAATCCTCACGGCGATTTTATGACGACAATCAAGAGTATGAACGGGTTTATCGTGAGCTTACCCGCAGCATGTGGGACCGGGGACAGGTAGGAAAAGTCGAGACCAGGTGCGTTTGCAAGAATGGATCCGTTCGCGACGTTGCCCTCTTTGCCGCTCCCATTGACCCCAACAATCGCCAAGGCGGTGCAGTGGTTGTGGTTCAGGATGTGACCGAAAACAATCTTAACGAGGAGGCCCTGCGCCTGAGCCGGGATAAACTGCAAAGCCTCTTTCGCGCTGTACCGATTGGCCTTGCCATTATTCGGGAACGGCATTTTTATTCGGTCAACGAGCAGTTCTGCGCCATTACCGGATACAAGGCCGATGAGCTCATTCTCATGCATGTCCGCCAGCTCTATGCCACCCAGGAGGAATACAACTCGGTCGGCCAAGCACTTTACTCGACCCTCTGGCAAACCGGCAAGACCGAGATTGAAACGTGTTTTGTCCGTAAAGACGGGTCAATTCGCGAGATATATATTTCCATGACCCCGATTGACATCAACAATCGAGAAGCCGGAGTAGCCGCCGCCTGCCAGGACATCACCGAACGCAAAAAAAACGAACATATCCTGCAACAGCATCGATCAATGCTGCAAAGCCTGTTCAATGCCGTGCCGGTAGGGTTGGCGATCATCAAAAACCGGACCTTTGCCGCAGTCAACAAACCTCTGGCGCAAATACTTGGATACCCCGCGGAAACACTGGTCAACACCCCCACCCGAAAATTTTACCCAAACAACGACGAGTTTTATCGTATCCGCGAGGAACTCTATGAAGAGCTGTGGCGCCATGGCAAGCATCGGTATGTGGAAACACGGCTGCTGCGTTCTGACGGGAGTCTGCGCGATGTCTCCCTCTTTGCAGCACCAATCGATCCCCACGAACCCCAGGCCGGGGCTGCGGTTGCGGTTCAAGATCTCACCGAATCCAAGAAAAATCGAAAACAGCTGCTGGAAAACGAAGAGAGATTTCGCACCATCGCCGATTTCACCGGCCATCTGCTCTACGATTACGAAATTGACAGCGGTCGTATAGTCTGGTCGGGACGGACCGAGGAGATGACCGGCTACCCGCTTGCCGAACTCAATCGCCAGGGGATTACCGGCTGGAAGGAGCACGTGCATCCCGATGATCTGCCTCGGGTGCTGGATAGCCTGCAGGCGGCCCTTGAACATAAAGCGCTGTACCAATCAGAGTATCGCCTCCGACGAGCCAATGGCACCTATATCTATGTCGAAGATGAAGGCGTATTTCTCTACGGTGATACCCCCACCCCCCTTCACATGCTCGGTATTCTCCGTGACATCAGCACGAGAATGGAGGCGGAACAACGTCTCAAGGAGAGCGAAAACCGGTATCGCACCCTCTTTGCTGCAGCAGGCAATGCCATTCTCCTGATTCAAGACGACAGCATCATCGACTGCAATCAGCGGGCCCTGGAACTTTTCCACGGCTCCCGGGAACAAATTATCGGCAAAACCCCCTTGGATCTTTCGCCAGAAATGCAATCCGACGGCCGGAGCAGCTTTAAGAAAAAAGAAGAAATCGCCCTTGAAGTGATCTCCGGGAATCTACGCAAATTTGAATGGCTCCATCGCACATGCGACGGCGAGGAGTTTGAGGCGGAGGTCTACCTCAAGCCCATCGAATTCTCCGGGATGCAGTGTCTGCATGCCAGCTTGCGCGATATCACCGACCGAAAGAGAGCGGAAACAGCCCTACGGGAGAGTGAATTCCGTTTTCGCTCCTTCTACAACACCAATCCAGAGGGCATTATCCTCCTCGACTTTCAGGGGATGGTTCTCGACACCAACAAGACCTTCCTTCATGAGAGCGGCTATACCTCCAGTCAGTGCGTTGGCCATCATTTCAAAGAGTTCGTCATCAATGAGCAGGATCAAGGCAAAATTATCGAGACGATTCTCTCGCTGAAGGCCGGCGTTATCAGCTCCGCGCCCCTGGAGGTGTGCTACAGAAGGGCCGATGGTGTCATCGTTCCAGTGGCAGCCAAGGGATGGCTGGTGGTCGATAAGGAAAGCCGACCAATGTACATTGGCGTTTTCATCAAAAACCTGGCCCGGGAAAAGGCGCTGAGCAAGGAGAAGGCCGAACTGGAAAAACAGATCATACAGTCGCAAAAAAGCGAGGCCATCGGCACCCTGGCCGGTGGCATTGCCCATGATTTCAACAATATCCTTGGCGGGCTCATTGGTTACACCGAACTTGCCCTCCTCAAGATGCCCCAGACAGAGAACAATCCGCCGCGGCAATACCTGCAACGGGCGCTGGAAATCGGCCTTCGTGCCAAGGAGTTGGTGCAGCAGATTCTGCGTTTCAGCCGCCACTCCACCGCAAAAACGGAACCAACGAACCTTACTCCGATCATCAAGGAGTCGGTGCGTCTCCTTCGTTCGACCATTCCCACCACCATTGAAATCCAACAGAACATCAACGTCGAGGAGGACCGTATTCTTGGCGATGCCACCCAGATCCACCAGGTACTGATGAATCTGGCCACGAACGGGTACCATGCCATGCGGGAGAAGGGGGGCATCCTCACCATCTCTCTTGAACAGGTTCGGCTCGTGATGGCCAAATATTTTCTCACCATGGAACTTCAACCAGGCGACTACCTCAAACTCTGCGTACGCGATACAGGCAGCGGTATCCCGTCCGCGGTGCTTGAACGTATTTTTGAACCCTATTTCACCACCAAAGAGGTCAACGAGGGGACCGGTCTGGGCCTAGCGGTGACACTGGGGATCGTCAAAGCCCACCAGGGCCTGATCGAGGTGGAAACAGAACGCGATCGCGGCACCGTTTTTTCGGTTTTCCTGCCGCTGGCCCAAGGCGAATACGATCAACGGCAGGACGTCGACAAACGGCTAGCCCTCGGCCATGGCGAACGAATATTGATCGTTGATGATGAAGAATATTTTCGCGAGGTGATTAGCGAAGGACTCAGCCTGCTCGGCTATGAGGTGGCTACATATGCCAACAGCCTGGAAACCCTGGAGGTCTTCAAAAATAATCCCAAGGGTTTTGATCTGTTAATCACTGATCAAAATATGCCCTCTTTAACCGGAACGCAACTGGCGCAACGCATTCTCAACATCAACAGTCACATCCCGATCATACTCTGCACCGGCTTCAGCGAGACGATAACCGAAGAAAATGCTTCAAATTTTGGCATGAGCAAGTTACTGATGAAGCCAGTCAATCTAGAAGAGCTGGCCACGGCGGTTAACGACGTTCTCAAGGCCGCCCAAGCCGAAAAACCGTAA
- a CDS encoding HAD-IC family P-type ATPase: MKATIKSRDQSQNKAWHTLSPEDVFAALQSDQKGLSSSEAGIRLGHYGPNTIHRKSKDSLLKLLWRQINNPLIWVLLASGTLAVALGKMTDGLVVLAVVVINAIIGFIQEHKAGRAIEALSKMVPQNASVLRDGRTFNVPATELVPGDVVFLSAGESVPADMRVVSLKNLQVEEAALTGESLPVEKDRAALAEDAVLGDRNCMVFSGTLVTAGTATAVVVATGMQTELGRISDMLETTVDLETPLTRKLAEISTWITIGIVVISIIILAAGVKRSLDMGILLGDALKETLIFAIALAVGAIPEGLPAVVTIALAIGVQRMAKRNAIIRRLPAVETLGATTVICSDKTGTLTCNEMTVAELVTLEQRVKVSGIGYAPEGEFLAEAERLEQVPPKIERLLHASVLCNDASLYREKEEWRISGDPTEAALLVAAAKAGIWSLPALEQAPRLDAIPFSSEAKAMLTLQGGALPQAVLKGAPEVVIKRCLEVGDPAIFEQISREVERMGACGMRVLALACMEWREGPTLPADIPQQGFSFLGLVGMIDPPRAEAVAAIEACHQAGIVVKMITGDHKITAAAIGRELNLTSETKALTGAELAKLTEIGLKDAVLAGNIFARVAPEHKLQLVRALQADNQIVAMTGDGVNDAPSLKQANIGVAMGITGTAVSKEAADIVLADDNFASIGAAVEEGRRVYDNLVKSLAFLLPTNLGLALILIYGIMFFPFDPVSKVLLLPMLPTQLLWINLVAAVALALPLAFEVKEPNIMRRPPRNPDSPLFSAFVVFRVVLVSVLMTAGTIYLFDLAYTHGLQAGLAENRVLPKAQTIAVTYVIFFQIFYMIHCRSLTDSLRTIGLFSNRIIFWGIGVVLFLQALFIYLPLSHRVFHTASLSPADLGVALVAAGLLFPVISLEKWIRSRMNKS; this comes from the coding sequence ATGAAAGCAACGATAAAGTCCAGAGATCAGTCCCAAAACAAAGCCTGGCATACCTTGAGCCCGGAGGACGTGTTTGCTGCACTGCAATCCGATCAGAAGGGGCTCTCCTCCTCCGAGGCGGGCATTCGGCTTGGCCACTACGGGCCCAATACCATTCACAGAAAATCCAAAGACAGCCTGCTGAAACTCCTCTGGCGCCAGATCAACAACCCTCTTATCTGGGTGTTGCTTGCCTCGGGGACACTGGCCGTTGCCTTGGGAAAGATGACCGACGGCCTGGTGGTGCTCGCGGTGGTGGTGATCAACGCCATTATCGGCTTTATCCAGGAGCACAAGGCCGGTCGCGCCATTGAGGCTCTCTCAAAAATGGTGCCGCAGAATGCATCGGTCCTTCGCGATGGTCGCACCTTCAATGTACCGGCAACGGAACTGGTGCCCGGAGACGTGGTGTTTTTATCGGCCGGTGAGAGTGTTCCCGCAGATATGCGAGTAGTTTCCTTGAAAAATTTGCAGGTGGAAGAGGCCGCGCTCACTGGAGAATCGCTTCCGGTCGAGAAGGACAGAGCTGCGTTGGCCGAGGATGCGGTGCTTGGTGATCGAAACTGCATGGTGTTCAGCGGTACCCTGGTCACCGCGGGAACGGCCACAGCAGTGGTGGTTGCCACCGGAATGCAGACCGAGCTTGGCCGCATTTCCGATATGCTGGAAACCACGGTCGATCTGGAAACTCCCCTCACCAGGAAATTGGCCGAGATCAGCACCTGGATCACCATCGGGATCGTCGTTATCTCTATCATTATTCTTGCCGCTGGAGTTAAGCGTTCTCTTGATATGGGCATTTTGCTGGGTGACGCGCTCAAGGAAACGCTCATCTTTGCCATAGCTCTGGCAGTCGGTGCCATTCCTGAAGGATTGCCGGCAGTGGTGACCATTGCCCTGGCCATCGGCGTTCAGCGTATGGCCAAACGCAATGCCATCATTCGCCGCCTGCCCGCAGTGGAAACGCTGGGGGCGACCACGGTGATCTGTTCCGACAAAACCGGCACCTTGACCTGCAACGAGATGACGGTCGCCGAACTGGTAACCCTGGAGCAGCGGGTCAAGGTCAGCGGTATCGGGTATGCGCCTGAGGGAGAGTTTCTTGCTGAAGCAGAGCGGTTGGAACAGGTGCCACCCAAGATTGAACGACTCCTGCACGCTTCGGTGCTCTGCAATGACGCTTCGTTGTATCGGGAAAAGGAGGAGTGGCGTATCAGCGGCGATCCCACCGAGGCAGCGCTTTTGGTGGCCGCTGCCAAGGCAGGGATTTGGTCCTTGCCGGCCCTTGAACAGGCTCCGAGGCTTGATGCGATTCCTTTTTCCTCGGAAGCCAAGGCCATGCTCACCCTCCAGGGCGGTGCGCTGCCGCAGGCGGTGTTGAAAGGCGCACCCGAGGTCGTGATCAAACGGTGCCTGGAAGTCGGAGATCCAGCGATTTTTGAGCAAATCAGCCGCGAAGTCGAGCGGATGGGGGCGTGTGGTATGCGTGTGTTGGCGCTGGCCTGCATGGAGTGGCGGGAAGGCCCAACTCTGCCGGCGGATATTCCGCAACAGGGGTTTTCGTTTTTGGGCCTGGTCGGCATGATTGACCCGCCAAGGGCCGAGGCTGTTGCTGCCATCGAAGCCTGCCATCAGGCCGGTATTGTGGTCAAGATGATAACCGGTGATCATAAAATCACCGCTGCAGCTATTGGCAGGGAACTCAATCTCACCAGCGAAACCAAGGCCCTCACCGGGGCGGAACTGGCAAAGCTTACTGAGATCGGGCTGAAGGATGCGGTTTTGGCGGGGAATATCTTTGCCCGTGTGGCGCCGGAACACAAGTTGCAATTGGTCAGGGCCCTGCAGGCCGACAATCAGATCGTGGCCATGACCGGCGACGGCGTCAACGATGCACCCTCGCTCAAGCAGGCAAACATCGGAGTGGCCATGGGGATCACCGGTACGGCGGTGTCCAAGGAAGCGGCGGATATCGTCCTTGCAGACGACAATTTCGCCAGTATCGGCGCGGCGGTGGAAGAGGGCAGGCGGGTCTATGACAATCTGGTCAAGTCACTGGCCTTTCTCTTGCCGACCAATCTTGGCCTTGCATTGATTCTCATCTACGGCATCATGTTCTTTCCCTTTGATCCGGTCAGCAAGGTGTTGCTTTTGCCCATGCTTCCCACGCAACTTTTGTGGATCAACTTGGTGGCTGCCGTTGCCCTGGCTCTACCGCTCGCCTTTGAGGTCAAGGAACCCAATATTATGCGGAGGCCTCCGCGAAATCCGGACAGCCCCCTGTTCAGTGCCTTTGTCGTTTTTCGAGTGGTGCTGGTCTCGGTGCTGATGACCGCGGGAACCATATACCTTTTCGATCTCGCCTACACACATGGGTTGCAGGCCGGGCTTGCTGAGAACCGGGTTTTACCGAAAGCCCAGACCATTGCCGTTACCTATGTGATTTTTTTTCAGATTTTTTACATGATCCACTGCCGGTCGCTGACCGATTCCCTGCGTACAATTGGTCTGTTCAGCAACAGGATCATCTTCTGGGGCATCGGCGTCGTCCTCTTTCTCCAGGCCCTGTTTATCTATCTGCCGTTATCGCACAGGGTGTTTCACACGGCATCGCTTTCTCCGGCTGACCTCGGGGTGGCTCTCGTGGCTGCAGGGTTACTTTTTCCTGTCATCTCCCTGGAAAAGTGGATCCGGTCCCGCATGAACAAATCATGA